Proteins encoded within one genomic window of Gallus gallus isolate bGalGal1 chromosome 1, bGalGal1.mat.broiler.GRCg7b, whole genome shotgun sequence:
- the TNFSF13B gene encoding tumor necrosis factor ligand superfamily member 13B isoform a (isoform a is encoded by transcript variant 1) yields the protein MKSVDCVHVIQQKDTASSPSGPPGAASGTTGLFSVTFLWLAMLLSSCLAAVSLYHAITLKTELEALRSELIYRVRARSPLEQPPVSPGDKKAGASVSSFLQVSAAGARQENRLPGPSPAESFQTEIWDRNRNRGRRSIVNAEETVLQACLQLIADSKSDIQQKDDSSIVPWLLSFKRGTALEEQGNKIVIKETGYFFIYGQVLYTDTTFAMGHLIQRKKAHVFGDDLSLVTLFRCIQNMPQSYPNNSCYTAGIAKLEEGDELQLTIPRRRAKISLDGDGTFFGAVRLL from the exons ATGAAATCCGTGGACTGTGTGCACGTCATCCAGCAGAAGGATACCGCCTCCTCTCCCTCTGGCCCCCCCGGTGCTGCTTCAGGCACCACGGGACTTTTTTCTGTCACATTCCTGTGGCTTGCAATGCTCCTGTCCTCTTGTCTTGCAGCAGTGTCTCTTTACCATGCAATCACCCTGAAAACAGAGCTAGAAGCTCTGCGCAGTGAGCTGATCTACAGGGTCCGGGCAAGGTCTCCACTAGAGCAGCCACCCGTGTCTCCTGGTGACAAGAAAGCAGGTGCCtctgtttcttccttcctgcaAGTGTCTGCAGCTGGCGCCAGGCAG GAGAACAGGCTGCCTGGCCCTAGCCCAGCTGAAAGTTTCCAAACGGAAATCTGGGACAGGAACAGAAACAGGGGGAGAAGGTCTATTGTCAACGCAGAAGAAACAG tgctgcaggcctGCTTGCAACTGATTGCTGACAGCAAAAGTGATATCCAACAGAAAG ATGATTCAAGCATTGTCCCTTGGCTTCTGAGCTTTAAGCGTGGAACAGCTCTGGAagaacagggaaataaaatagTCATCAAAGAAACAggatattttttcatatatggCCAG GTTTTATATACTGATACAACATTTGCAATGGGGCATCTAatacagaggaagaaagccCACGTGTTTGGTGATGATCTCAGCTTGGTGACATTATTTCGTTGCATCCAAAATATGCCACAGTCTTATCCGAATAATTCTTGCTATACTGCTG GCATTGCAAAATTAGAAGAAGGGGATGAACTTCAACTTACAATACCACGAAGAAGAGCTAAAATATCCTTGGATGGAGATGGTACTTTTTTTGGTGCAGTTAGACTCCTCTGA
- the TNFSF13B gene encoding tumor necrosis factor ligand superfamily member 13B isoform b (isoform b is encoded by transcript variant 3) has product MKSVDCVHVIQQKDTASSPSGPPGAASGTTGLFSVTFLWLAMLLSSCLAAVSLYHAITLKTELEALRSELIYRVRARSPLEQPPVSPGDKKAGASVSSFLQVSAAGARQENRLPGPSPAESFQTEIWDRNRNRGRRSIVNAEETVLQACLQLIADSKSDIQQKDDSSIVPWLLSFKRGTALEEQGNKIVIKETGYFFIYGQVLYTDTTFAMGHLIQRKKAHVFGDDLSLVTLFRCIQNMPQSYPNNSCYTAGKHLIFFFLLFASRLY; this is encoded by the exons ATGAAATCCGTGGACTGTGTGCACGTCATCCAGCAGAAGGATACCGCCTCCTCTCCCTCTGGCCCCCCCGGTGCTGCTTCAGGCACCACGGGACTTTTTTCTGTCACATTCCTGTGGCTTGCAATGCTCCTGTCCTCTTGTCTTGCAGCAGTGTCTCTTTACCATGCAATCACCCTGAAAACAGAGCTAGAAGCTCTGCGCAGTGAGCTGATCTACAGGGTCCGGGCAAGGTCTCCACTAGAGCAGCCACCCGTGTCTCCTGGTGACAAGAAAGCAGGTGCCtctgtttcttccttcctgcaAGTGTCTGCAGCTGGCGCCAGGCAG GAGAACAGGCTGCCTGGCCCTAGCCCAGCTGAAAGTTTCCAAACGGAAATCTGGGACAGGAACAGAAACAGGGGGAGAAGGTCTATTGTCAACGCAGAAGAAACAG tgctgcaggcctGCTTGCAACTGATTGCTGACAGCAAAAGTGATATCCAACAGAAAG ATGATTCAAGCATTGTCCCTTGGCTTCTGAGCTTTAAGCGTGGAACAGCTCTGGAagaacagggaaataaaatagTCATCAAAGAAACAggatattttttcatatatggCCAG GTTTTATATACTGATACAACATTTGCAATGGGGCATCTAatacagaggaagaaagccCACGTGTTTGGTGATGATCTCAGCTTGGTGACATTATTTCGTTGCATCCAAAATATGCCACAGTCTTATCCGAATAATTCTTGCTATACTGCTGGTAAacatctaatttttttctttttgttgtttgcaaGTAGGCTGTATTAA